In Platichthys flesus chromosome 20, fPlaFle2.1, whole genome shotgun sequence, a single genomic region encodes these proteins:
- the LOC133931654 gene encoding uncharacterized protein LOC133931654: MAPTDKQWHLMGRTVRGWKEGKCSLFLLTVIFVLPLLLWKASQNNSSIKEITKREVSFDLSDEQIKPENNAWYETMKVIARKITNESCYVCAQLPHGVGTTLPLKTIPLNTSETLGVLIAFTQGVSLKNRIVRDMTSKLKLLNISVVNYGGSTARFWDMSLVTDQEVHQPVMTINPTGQLGTVCFTRQCFMAEDHHLGTSPCKQTVIATCGLRWDRGSSETCKYNVPFVAPLNLTNTISLHRPGYDNPVVSMPSSDGYGSLREHVWVCGKYVYQSLRPGWCGTCYIARLVPSVTLSSNLTHFHTDYTHYYVPSRHKRSTVRVSPGEKGFGGFFPWWGTVNNAHKIDGIAMELENLTALVGAGFLSLSPSIQGIRNVALQNRVALDLMLASQGGVCHIIGTDCCTYIPDISDNMTHIVSHLNDLLFEQKSKDFQIPEGWNWGSWLTGWKNVLLKFLTPILISFCVLVLFACFIVPCVKTMVTSLIKSMIGQYVQLPETNQSWTLPFQDDEMI; the protein is encoded by the coding sequence ATGGCGCCGACGGACAAACAGTGGCATCTGATGGGACGGACGGTGCGCGGTTGGAAGGAAGGGAAGTGCTCCCTGTTCTTGCTGACTGTCATCTTCGTCCTACCACTGCTGCTGTGGAAAGCAAGCCAAAACAACTCAAGCATAAAAGAAATAACCAAAAGAGAAGTTTCGTTTGACCTCTCTGATGAACAGATAAAACCTGAAAATAATGCATGGTATGAGACCATGAAGGTAATCGCTAGGAAAATCACTAATGAGAGCTGTTATGTCTGTGCACAACTTCCTCATGGTGTGGGTACTACTCTCCCACTTAAGACCATCCCACTTAACACCTCAGAGACCTTAGGAGTACTGATAGCTTTCACTCAGGGGGTTTCACTAAAGAATAGGATTGTGCGAGACATGACTAGTAAACTTAAACTACTGAATATCAGTGTAGTTAATTATGGGGGTTCCACAGCTCGATTCTGGGACATGTCTTTGGTGACAGATCAGGAAGTTCACCAACCTGTGATGACAATAAACCCCACCGGACAGTTAGGCACTGTTTGTTTTACTAGACAATGTTTTATGGCTGAGGATCACCATCTGGGAACTTCACCATGTAAGCAAACGGTTATAGCTACTTGTGGTTTGAGATGGGATCGGGGATCATCAGAAACATGTAAATATAACGTGCCATTTGTTGCTCCGTTAAATTTAACTAATACTATCAGTTTACATAGACCAGGTTATGACAACCCGGTTGTTAGTATGCCTTCTAGTGATGGGTATGGGTCTCTGAGGgaacatgtgtgggtgtgtgggaaATATGTTTACCAGTCACTCCGACCGGGGTGGTGTGGGACTTGTTATATTGCCAGATTAGTGCCTTCTGTTACCTTGTCATCTAACCTCACCCACTTCCATACAGATTATACTCACTATTATGTGCCATCCAGACATAAGCGTTCCACAGTAAGAGTGTCTCCAGGAGAGAAAGGATTCGGAGGATTCTTCCCTTGGTGGGGAACTGTGAACAACGCACACAAGATAGATGGGATTGCTATGGAACTGGAAAATCTAACAGCCCTAGTGGGGGCAGGTTTCTTATCTCTTTCTCCCAGTATTCAGGGTATCAGGAATGTGGCTCTGCAGAATAGAGTGGCTTTGGATTTGATGCTCGCAAGTCAAGGGGGTGTTTGCCACATAATTGGGACAGATTGCTGCACATACATACCTGACATTTCTGATAATATGACGCATATAGTTTCCCACTTAAATGACCTATTGTTTGAACAAAAGAGCAAAGACTTTCAAATTCCTGAAGGATGGAATTGGGGGTCATGGTTAACAGGTTGGAAAAATGTACTGTTGAAATTTTTGACGCCTATtctgatttcattttgtgtattagtgttgtttgcatgttttattgttCCTTGTGTTAAGACTATGGTAACTTCCCTCATTAAGTCTATGATTGGGCAATATGTTCAACTTCCTGAAACTAATCAATCCTGGACGCTTCCCTTCCAGGATGATGAGATGATTTAA